The stretch of DNA TTTTATTAGCTTAGGTCTTACTTCTTCAATTCCAACTCCTGTTTCATTTAGAACTTTAAAAATAATTCCATTTACCGTTTCTACTATTGTACTATCTACTTGACTTTTTATAGTATTTACTCCCTTATCTGTAATTTTAGGAGCAATAGCATTACTTTTTTGATTTACTTTATACATAAGCTCTGGCTTTTGTATATCATTAGATACTATTGATAGAATTTTCTTAGTAAAATCTTCAGGAATTATTATTGTTGCATAATATTTTCCCTTTCTTACTGAATCTATACCTTGTTCTTCATTTACAAATTGCCATCCTAAACTATTATTGTCTTTTAGTTTATGTATTAACTCGTCCCCAACATTTATATTTTTTTCTCCAAAATTGTCCCCTGCATCTTGATTTACTATACCAACCTTTATTCCTTTAGTGTTACCATACGGATCCCATCCTGCCTTAATATTAAACCAAGCATATAATGCTGGTAATAGCATTAATCCTAAAATTATAATTAAGGCAACCCAATTTGTAACTATACTTTTTAAATCTCTTTTAAATATTTTAAAGATATTCTTCATCAATTGCGCCTCCATTTCCCATTTAGTAAATCCATTATTATATTATCACCATATTTACAATAATATTTAATATAAACTATCAAAATTAAGAAGTAGAGCTTTAATTTAACTCTACTTCTTAATTTTATATTAAATATTATTATATTTTATTCCGAATTTCTACATTTTTCAATAACTTTCTGTATTTTTTGCAATTATATAAGTTAATAATGATATTCCTGTTATATTTATTAATTTATTCTATTATAATAGAGCAATTTAAAAACATTCTTATATACTATTTAATACTTTACTTTAATTTTTTTCTAAATGCTAATAAAGCATTTAGATTATCATATGAATATACAGCTTCAGTTTTCTCATCTCCAAAAGCTCCATATATATTACTTTTTTCATTCATAACTTGAAATATCTTCATCTTATTTGATGCTAATTCATATAACTCTTTATCACCTACAACCTTTGCGATTTGAATTATATTAGCATAAATGGAAGTAGACTCTATTTTACTTTCCTCTCCAGTTTCTATATTATATAGTGAAGATATGTATCCTTTTTCTTTTAGTTGATCTTTTAACCACTGAATACTTACAGATGTATCCTCCCCCGCCTCGCATTTATTTAAAATAACAAGTACAGAAAGAAGTGAATCTATTTCTTCAGAATCATATGAATTATTGGATACATTATAATTTTTTCTATACAAAGGAAGTTTATCAGAAATAAAACCACCATTAATAACTTGTAAAGCTTTATTATATACAAGCTCCCATTTTTTATCTACTTGCGTTAATAATTTTAATGCAGATAAATCTAAATAACATAAAGTTGTTAAATTGCTCTTACCATATTCATCTTCAAAGTCTATCAAGTTTCCATTTGTCATCAAATTCTTATATATTCCCTGGGAAATTTTAACTCCATAGTATCTATATTTAAAACTTTTAAACTCCTTTGATGCCAATATTAAAGCTTCCGATATTCTTAAATCATCGATAGTTGCTGACACCTCTGATGGTTCTCCATTATCTATCCTCCAACTTACTAAATTATTTTTTAACAGCATTTTTTCCTTTATATAATTAAAAGTTTTATCAAAACCTTCCTCATCTCCATTATATAAATAGTACATAAGTAACATACCTTGAGATTCTGATAATATATTATGTCCTTTTGTTATATCCCCTTCACTTTTTTTATCTTTTAGATTTGTATAAATACCACCATCTTTATCCATTAGATTATTTTCTGTAAACTTGAAAACTAAATCTTCTTCTTTACTCACTTCTTCTTTATTTAAAACACTTTCCACCTTAATAGGTTTTATATATTTTATAGATGTTCCTATAAATATCCCTACTATACTTGCAATAAAAATAGCTAAAATTATTAGTCTCTTGTTTTTCTTCATACTTTACTCCTAAATAAATTCTCTATAGATTTTTCTATTTTAATTATAATAGATTTTTCCTATTTTAAAAAGAAACTTCCTAACATTATACTCTATTTAAGAGATTTCAAAGTTTTATATATATCATCTAGCTCACTATCTGAAAGCTTATCCAAATTATCTAATTTGTATTTTATATTTTCAATTGTCTGTTGTTTAAAATCCATATTTCTCCTTCTTTTACCACCATTTATTATATAAGCAGCTATTGTACTTGTTGTTATACCTATAAACCCTATTCCAAATATCATAAGTAAAACCGCCACCAACCTCCCCATTGATGTAGTAAGTAATACGTCTCCATACCCTACAGTTGTAAATGTAACAAAACTCCACCATAATGCATCTTCAAAGCTCATCCCTTCTAGCAAAGATATCATAACTGCACCTAATACTATTACTATAGTTGTTAATATAAGCATATAATTAAATTTATTCATTTTTTGCTTTT from Clostridium chauvoei encodes:
- a CDS encoding glycosyl hydrolase family 8 — its product is MKKNKRLIILAIFIASIVGIFIGTSIKYIKPIKVESVLNKEEVSKEEDLVFKFTENNLMDKDGGIYTNLKDKKSEGDITKGHNILSESQGMLLMYYLYNGDEEGFDKTFNYIKEKMLLKNNLVSWRIDNGEPSEVSATIDDLRISEALILASKEFKSFKYRYYGVKISQGIYKNLMTNGNLIDFEDEYGKSNLTTLCYLDLSALKLLTQVDKKWELVYNKALQVINGGFISDKLPLYRKNYNVSNNSYDSEEIDSLLSVLVILNKCEAGEDTSVSIQWLKDQLKEKGYISSLYNIETGEESKIESTSIYANIIQIAKVVGDKELYELASNKMKIFQVMNEKSNIYGAFGDEKTEAVYSYDNLNALLAFRKKLK
- a CDS encoding potassium channel family protein, whose product is MNRKTVYDDFIGLIALMASIMLMLEITIDLPHEVLISFYYMDLVIWFIFIGDYIMGFIYARRKIEFIKENFLDLLVIITVKTYLRIFKYLEITLIFNNIVAIKIAQLLRLIILLMKFKKNIREKQKMNKFNYMLILTTIVIVLGAVMISLLEGMSFEDALWWSFVTFTTVGYGDVLLTTSMGRLVAVLLMIFGIGFIGITTSTIAAYIINGGKRRRNMDFKQQTIENIKYKLDNLDKLSDSELDDIYKTLKSLK